The Yoonia sp. SS1-5 genome contains a region encoding:
- a CDS encoding DUF374 domain-containing protein: MLKQGGQLLDEGPVLMSLRKRLEKSKTLAWILGFVARCYFGLCYRTTRWDIQGLDALKAALADGPIILVVWHSRLLMGPFHWPVKDGQLSSIHTSSPIGRVVGAMQRQQGLQPFEMREKRSNRATSRQIMKQVKEGTSIGITADGPEGPALIMKDPPIDWARATGRPVFSYAFATQRAKRVDSWDRMLVPLPFTKGSVVFSRFPSEVPRKMDAAQQIALRSEMQAFLLAQTAKADKALGLPAGP; this comes from the coding sequence ATGTTGAAACAGGGCGGACAATTGCTGGATGAAGGCCCGGTTCTCATGTCGCTGCGCAAACGGCTCGAAAAATCCAAGACGCTCGCCTGGATACTGGGGTTTGTCGCGCGCTGTTACTTCGGGCTGTGCTACCGGACAACACGCTGGGACATTCAGGGGCTGGACGCGTTAAAGGCCGCACTTGCGGATGGACCAATCATTCTGGTCGTTTGGCATAGCCGGTTGCTGATGGGTCCGTTTCACTGGCCGGTCAAAGACGGGCAGCTATCCAGCATCCACACCAGTTCGCCCATTGGACGCGTCGTCGGGGCGATGCAACGCCAACAAGGGCTGCAACCCTTCGAGATGCGCGAAAAGCGATCCAACCGGGCCACATCACGCCAGATCATGAAGCAGGTGAAAGAAGGCACCAGTATCGGGATCACGGCAGATGGGCCCGAAGGCCCTGCCCTGATCATGAAGGACCCGCCAATCGACTGGGCGCGGGCCACCGGGCGACCGGTGTTCAGTTATGCCTTTGCCACGCAGCGGGCCAAGCGGGTGGACAGTTGGGACAGGATGCTGGTGCCGCTGCCCTTTACAAAAGGGTCGGTCGTGTTCTCGCGGTTTCCGTCAGAAGTGCCACGTAAGATGGATGCAGCGCAGCAGATAGCATTACGGTCCGAGATGCAGGCCTTTTTGCTGGCCCAGACGGCAAAGGCCGACAAGGCGCTGGGACTGCCGGCGGGGCCGTAG